A stretch of Stigmatopora argus isolate UIUO_Sarg chromosome 22, RoL_Sarg_1.0, whole genome shotgun sequence DNA encodes these proteins:
- the LOC144067775 gene encoding calpain-5-like, which translates to MFSSATQYKNQHYSVLKKDCLKSKKLFEDPEFPCIDASLYFRKPPGRVQWKRPGEISNDPHLFVEGVSAHDLNQGSVGNCWFVAACSCLALKPNLWKKVIPDWKEQEWDSKHPEDYAGIFHFQFWIFGEWVDVVVDDRLPTINGELIYCHSKDNNEYWSALLEKAYAKLSGCYESLEGGNTGDAVVDFSGAVAEAINLEAGAYYKDQEKLDQLFADLLKVYDRGGIISCSIKAEPHEIELKLANGLVKGHAYSVTAVNRVRVGHGLIAYFKNETIPMIRMRNPWGKTEWNGSWSDSSEEWSKVGDTERGNLGITVEDDGEFWMSFTDWCKHFTDADVCRLINTSMISIHKTWHEVVHFGSWTKNAEPLLNRCGGCANHKSTFLQNPQYIFDVTKESDEVLVSLQQRDMKIHRKFGQGENLTIGFSIFKVELNRKYRMHDILTQKCVETSTYINARTVFMRCTLQQGRYALIPTTFKPYILGDYMIRLFTDLDSSCRELSEDKPQVRCWSSFLGYPQVVTHIYIHAAEGLQNQDSAGGADPYVIISSEGHSVKSPVQKDTLAPEFETSGVFYRKKPRKPLTVQIWNSNAVQDQFMGQVVLSGYPKDTTDPQMLQLRKQGRNMADEMPGSISLRIVTSTQLIAM; encoded by the exons ATGTTTTCCTCTGCGACCCAATACAAGAACCAGCACTACTCTGTGCTGAAGAAGGATTGTCTCAAGAGTAAGAAATTGTTTGAGGATCCCGAGTTCCCTTGCATAGATGCCTCCCTTTATTTTCGGAAACCACCTGGTAGAGTGCAATGGAAACGTCCAGGG GAGATCAGCAATGACCCTCATCTCTTTGTGGAAGGCGTCAGTGCCCATGATTTGAACCAGGGCTCCGTGGGTAACTGCTGGTTTGTAGCCGCCTGCTCGTGTTTGGCACTGAAGCCAAACCTCTGGAAGAAG GTAATTCCGGACTGGAAGGAGCAGGAGTGGGACTCCAAACATCCAGAGGACTACGCTGGaatctttcactttcagtttTGGATATTTGGAGAGTGGGTGGATGTGGTTGTGGACGACCGGCTTCCGACGATTAACGGAGAGCTCATTTACTGTCACTCCAAAGACAACAATGAATATTGGAGTGCTCTGCTGGAGAAAGCTTACGCCAA GCTCTCTGGCTGCTATGAGTCATTAGAGGGGGGCAACACTGGAGATGCTGTGGTGGACTTTAGTGGAGCGGTGGCAGAGGCCATTAACCTGGAAGCCGGGGCTTACTATAAGGACCAGGAGAAGCTCGACCAACTCTTTGCGGATCTACTCAAGGTCTACGACCGTGGTGGGATCATAAGTTGCTCTATCAAG GCAGAACCTCATGAAATCGAGCTGAAATTGGCCAATGGACTGGTGAAAGGACACGCCTACTCTGTGACAGCAGTGAACAGGGTCCGTGTGGGTCACGGACTGATAGCCTACTTCAAAAATGAAACCATTCCTATGATCCGCATGAGGAATCCTTGGGGCAAGACTGAATGGAACGGATCTTGGAGTGACAG CTCGGAAGAATGGTCAAAGGTCGGTGACACAGAAAGGGGCAATCTTGGCATCACGGTGGAGGACGATGGAGAATTCTG GATGTCATTCACCGATTGGTGCAAGCACTTTACTGATGCCGACGTGTGCCGTCTAATCAATACGTCGATGATCAGCATCCATAAAACCTGGCATGAAGTGGTCCACTTTGGGAGTTGGACCAAGAATGCCGAGCCTCTCTTAAATCGCTGTGGCGGCTGCGCTAACCATAAATCCACCTTCCTGCAGAACCCACAA TACATTTTCGATGTCACAAAGGAGTCCGATGAAGTTCTCGTCTCCTTACAGCAAAGAGATATGAAGATCCACAGGAAATTTGGTCAAGGGGAAAATCTGACAATCGGCTTCAGTATCTTCAag GTAGAACTTAACAGAAAATACAGGATGCACGACATCCTGACCCAGAAGTGCGTGGAGACGTCGACCTACATCAATGCCCGCACTGTTTTCATGAGGTGCACGCTGCAGCAAGGCCGCTATGCACTTATCCCCACCACCTTCAAGCCTTACATTCTTGGCGACTATATGATACGACTCTTCACTGACTTGGACTCGAGCTGCAG AGAGCTGAGTGAGGATAAGCCACAGGTGAGATGCTGGAGTTCCTTCCTAGGGTACCCGCAGGTCGTGACCCACATTTACATCCATGCTGCTGAGGGGCTGCAAAACCAGGACAGCGCAGGGG GTGCAGACCCATATGTCATCATTAGCAGTGAGGGCCACTCAGTCAAATCGCCAGTTCAGAAGGACACTTTAGCACCAGAGTTTGAAACAAGCGGCGTTTTCTACAGGAAGAAGCCAAGAAAGCCACTTACGGTGCAG ATTTGGAACAGTAACGCGGTGCAGGACCAGTTCATGGGCCAAGTGGTACTCTCTGGTTATCCCAAAGACACCACCGATCCTCAGATGCTTCAGCTGAGGAAACAAGGCCGCAACATGGCCGACGAGATGCCCGGCAGCATCAGCCTGAGAATTGTCACTTCCACACAGCTTATCGCCATGTGA
- the LOC144068436 gene encoding neuronal migration protein doublecortin-like, with translation MELDFAHFDERDKVSRANRGGRLNGLPSPTHSAHCSFYRTRTLQALSNEKKAKKVRFYRNGDRYFRGIVYAVANDRFRTFDALLADLTRSLSDHINLPQGVRFIFTIDGLTRISALDELEEGESYVCASENLFKKVDYTKNVNPNWSVNVKASASQKNIQSLAARAATEPRDQSKDFVRPKLVTVMRSGVKPRKAVRVLLNKKTAHSFEQVLTDITEAIKLESGVVKRIYTLDGKQVTCLQDFFGEEDVFIACGPEKFRYAQDDFSLDDNECRVMKNQRAHRGLIKSPGSARRCKSPAESMNGTASSSQISTPVSKLSPTSSPTSPARNNKQKDLYLPLSLDDDDSVGESM, from the exons ATGGAGCTAGACTTTGCGCATTTTGACGAGCGAGACAAGGTTTCCCGGGCCAACCGCGGCGGGCGGTTGAACGGACTCCCCAGCCCGACCCACAGCGCCCACTGCAGCTTCTATCGTACGCGTACTCTGCAAGCCCTGTCCAATGAGAAGAAGGCCAAAAAGGTCCGCTTCTACCGCAACGGTGACCGCTACTTCAGGGGCATCGTGTACGCCGTGGCCAATGACCGCTTTCGCACCTTTGACGCCCTGCTGGCCGACCTGACGCGCTCGCTGTCTGATCACATCAACTTGCCTCAAGGCGTCCGCTTTATCTTCACCATTGACGGCTTGACCCGGATCTCGGCGTTGGACGAACTAGAAGaag GGGAGAGCTACGTTTGCGCCTCTGAAAATCTGTTCAAGAAGGTGGACTACACTAAGAACGTCAACCCCAACTGGTCGGTGAACGTGAAGGCCTCGGCCAGCCAGAAGAACATTCAGTCGCTGGCAGCCAGAGCCGCCACCGAGCCGCGAGACCAAAGCAAAGATTTCGTCCGACCCAAACTGGTGACGGTGATGCGCAGTGGCGTTAAACCACGCAAGGCCGTGCGCGTGCTGCTCAACAAGAAGACCGCGCACTCGTTCGAGCAGGTGCTCACCGACATCACCGAGGCCATCAAGCTGGAGAGCGGGGTGGTCAAGAGGATCTATACATTGGATGGCAAGCAG gTTACTTGCCTTCAAGATTTCTTTGGGGAGGAAGACGTCTTCATTGCATGCGGACCCGAGAAATTCCGCTACGCACAGGACGACTTCTCACTGGATGACAATG AGTGCCGTGTGATGAAGAATCAGAGAGCTCATCGTGGTTTAATCAAGAGTCCTGGATCTGCCAGACGCTGCAAGTCCCCTGCGGAATCAA TGAATGGGACAGCCTCTAGCAGCCAAATTTCCACCCCCGTCTCCAAGCTCTCCCCCACTTCCAGCCCGACCAGCCCTGCACGCAACAATAAACAGAAG GATCTCTACCTGCCCTTATCTCTGGATGATGATGATTCTGTTGGGGAGTCCATGTAG
- the LOC144068583 gene encoding transmembrane protein 47-like — MSVNDVYVLRPFKLIALLCVFLALCLDLVALLSPAWVTADHFSLSLWESCSQSGARQPDDDVSWSCFSTLTSDWQIATLVLLMGGAVATLAAFLAGLISLCHGTQRNHYRTVAVFLFTAVVLQACALVLYPIKFIDGTVLQTYHEFNWGYGLGWGATIFMLGGGILFCLRTDLYEDSMY; from the exons ATGTCGGTGAACGACGTTTACGTGCTGCGGCCCTTTAAACTGATCGCGTTGCTTTGCGTCTTTCTGGCGCTCTGCTTGGACCTGGTGGCTCTGCTCAGCCCGGCCTGGGTCACGGCCGATCATTTCTCGCTCTCCCTGTGGGAGTCGTGCTCGCAATCCGGAGCGAGGCAGCCGGATGACGACGTCTCGTGGAGCTGCTTTTCCACCCTCACTTCTG ACTGGCAGATTGCCACCCTGGTGCTGCTAATGGGTGGCGCCGTGGCGACCCTGGCGGCTTTTTTGGCGGGACTCATTTCCTTGTGCCATGGCACGCAGAGGAATCACTACCGAACAGTGGCCGTGTTCCTCTTCACAGCAG TTGTGCTGCAGGCCTGCGCGTTGGTCCTGTACCCCATCAAGTTTATCGACGGGACGGTTCTGCAGACGTATCACGAATTCAACTGGGGGTACGGCCTCGGCTGGGGGGCCACCATCTTCATGTTGGGTGGCGGAATCCTCTTCTGCCTGCGAACGGATCTATATGAGGATTCCATGTATTGA